The following proteins come from a genomic window of Iamia sp. SCSIO 61187:
- a CDS encoding enoyl-CoA hydratase/isomerase family protein has protein sequence MSVVRSETRDGVCTVSLCDTEHRNALGRQLITEMVQAFEAAEADDEVRVVVLTNEGSAFCAGANLSERRLGSGADEPAPAAVSSPMHLFGRFARSPKPYVGRIAGHCVAGGMGLAAAMDISIAHEDAKFGFTEVRIGVAPAVISVVCLPKLRTADARATFLRGNRFSGREAAEMGLINAAVPADRLDAEVDAVVDDLLAAAPGALAAAKELLAQVPQLPTDEAFAWTSEVSTRLFGTDEAREGMTAFLEKRTPSFSRRREDKR, from the coding sequence ATGTCCGTCGTTCGATCCGAGACCCGTGACGGCGTCTGCACCGTCAGCCTGTGCGACACCGAGCACCGCAACGCCCTCGGCCGCCAGCTGATCACCGAGATGGTCCAGGCCTTCGAGGCCGCCGAGGCGGACGACGAGGTCCGCGTCGTGGTGCTGACCAACGAGGGCTCGGCGTTCTGCGCCGGAGCCAATCTGTCCGAGCGCCGGCTGGGGTCCGGCGCCGACGAGCCGGCGCCAGCCGCAGTGTCCAGCCCCATGCACCTCTTCGGCCGCTTCGCTCGGTCGCCCAAGCCCTACGTGGGCCGCATCGCCGGGCACTGCGTGGCCGGCGGGATGGGCCTGGCCGCAGCCATGGACATCTCCATCGCCCACGAGGACGCCAAGTTCGGCTTCACCGAGGTGCGCATCGGTGTCGCCCCAGCCGTGATCTCCGTGGTGTGCCTGCCCAAGCTGCGCACGGCCGACGCCCGGGCCACGTTCCTGCGCGGCAACCGCTTCAGCGGTCGGGAGGCGGCGGAGATGGGGCTGATCAACGCGGCCGTGCCGGCCGACCGCCTCGATGCCGAGGTCGACGCCGTCGTGGACGACCTCCTCGCCGCGGCTCCGGGCGCCCTGGCCGCGGCCAAGGAGCTGCTCGCACAGGTGCCGCAGCTGCCGACCGACGAGGCGTTCGCCTGGACCTCGGAGGTGTCCACGCGGCTGTTCGGGACCGACGAGGCCCGCGAGGGCATGACCGCGTTCCTCGAGAAGCGCACGCCGTCGTTCTCCCGCCGCCGCGAGGACAAGAGGTGA
- a CDS encoding TIGR03084 family metal-binding protein, whose amino-acid sequence MTDLPSLVADLRSEHESLDSVVADLPAEGWTRPTASPGWSVADQIGHLTYFDGTATLAITAPDRFQASFEQLLGAGDQVDELTLFRSLGPDGLLEKWRENRAGLLDAAGRLEDAQRIPWYGPSMGAKSFLTARLMECWAHGTDVVDAVGGHRPATGRLRHIAQLGYITRGWTYANRSEEMPAGEVRVELEGPDGGTWAFGPDDAPATVRGPAEHFCLVVTQRRHLDDTDLVVEGDIALDWMAKAQAYAGSPTEGPAPRGAR is encoded by the coding sequence ATGACTGACCTGCCCTCCCTCGTCGCCGACCTGCGATCGGAACACGAATCCCTCGACAGCGTCGTCGCCGACCTACCCGCCGAGGGGTGGACACGGCCCACCGCCAGCCCCGGCTGGAGCGTCGCCGACCAGATCGGTCACCTCACGTACTTCGACGGCACCGCCACCTTGGCCATCACCGCCCCTGACCGCTTCCAGGCGAGCTTCGAGCAGCTGCTGGGCGCCGGGGACCAGGTGGACGAGCTCACGCTGTTCCGCAGCCTCGGCCCCGACGGGCTGCTCGAGAAGTGGCGGGAGAACCGGGCCGGTCTGCTCGACGCGGCCGGCCGCCTCGAGGACGCTCAGCGCATCCCTTGGTACGGGCCGTCGATGGGCGCCAAGTCGTTCCTCACCGCCCGGCTCATGGAGTGCTGGGCGCACGGCACCGATGTGGTCGACGCCGTCGGCGGGCACCGTCCGGCCACAGGTCGCCTCCGCCACATCGCCCAGCTGGGCTACATCACCCGCGGCTGGACCTATGCCAACCGCAGCGAGGAGATGCCCGCCGGGGAGGTGCGGGTCGAGCTGGAGGGCCCCGACGGCGGCACCTGGGCCTTCGGTCCCGACGATGCCCCGGCGACGGTCCGGGGCCCCGCCGAGCACTTCTGTCTGGTCGTCACCCAACGTCGCCACCTCGACGACACCGACCTGGTCGTCGAAGGTGACATCGCCCTCGACTGGATGGCCAAGGCCCAGGCCTACGCCGGTTCCCCGACGGAGGGGCCAGCGCCGAGGGGAGCGCGCTAG
- a CDS encoding acyl-CoA dehydrogenase family protein → MDFDMPPEDDPRRSEIRRWLADHPGASMAEIAEAGYVVPHWPTPWGLEADPMHQLIIDEELDRAGIRRPGGIGLGWAAPTILAAGTDEQKQRYLPRILSGEDQWCQLFSEPDAGSDLASVRTSAVRDGDTYIVNGSKIWTSGGHQSRYGILIARTDPGAPKHRGISYFVCPMDLPGMTLEPIIDMTTAHSFNQVFFDDVRLPAENLLGQQDDGWRLTKITLSNERVMLSSAGSLWGAGPSAADLIELVRTDGAASDPLIRQRLAGLHCEAEVLRLNRLRTLSARLKGQTPGPEASIQKAMADEHGQHVMALAKDIVGANGMLEGSGPAGPLPEDARTSVTEITADHSRFPDVDPVWHYGFLFSSALTVGGGTFAIQRNIIGELVLGLPREPRVES, encoded by the coding sequence GTGGACTTCGACATGCCACCCGAGGACGATCCGCGCCGGTCGGAGATCCGCCGTTGGCTCGCCGACCACCCCGGGGCCTCGATGGCCGAGATCGCCGAGGCGGGCTACGTCGTGCCCCACTGGCCCACCCCCTGGGGCCTCGAGGCCGATCCCATGCACCAGCTCATCATCGACGAGGAGCTGGACCGTGCCGGGATCAGGCGCCCGGGCGGCATCGGGCTCGGCTGGGCCGCGCCCACGATTCTTGCCGCGGGCACAGACGAGCAGAAGCAGCGATACCTGCCGCGCATCCTGAGCGGGGAGGACCAGTGGTGCCAGCTGTTCAGCGAACCCGACGCAGGGTCCGACCTGGCCTCGGTGCGCACGAGCGCGGTGCGCGACGGCGACACCTACATCGTGAACGGCTCCAAGATCTGGACCAGCGGGGGCCACCAGAGTCGGTACGGGATCCTCATCGCCCGCACCGACCCGGGCGCGCCCAAGCACCGGGGCATCAGCTACTTCGTCTGCCCCATGGACCTGCCGGGCATGACCCTGGAGCCGATCATCGACATGACGACGGCGCACTCGTTCAACCAGGTCTTCTTCGACGACGTGCGCCTCCCGGCCGAGAACCTCCTCGGCCAGCAGGACGACGGGTGGCGGCTCACCAAGATCACCTTGTCCAACGAGCGGGTGATGCTCTCCTCGGCCGGCTCGTTGTGGGGCGCTGGCCCCTCGGCTGCCGACCTGATCGAGCTGGTCCGCACCGACGGCGCCGCGTCCGACCCGCTGATCCGCCAGCGGCTGGCCGGGCTGCACTGCGAGGCCGAGGTCCTTCGCCTCAACCGCCTGCGGACCCTGTCGGCCCGCTTGAAGGGCCAGACACCCGGACCGGAGGCGTCGATCCAGAAGGCGATGGCCGACGAGCACGGCCAGCACGTGATGGCCCTGGCCAAGGACATCGTCGGGGCGAACGGCATGCTCGAGGGGTCGGGACCCGCGGGTCCGCTCCCCGAGGACGCCCGCACGAGTGTCACCGAGATCACCGCCGACCACAGCCGGTTCCCCGATGTCGACCCGGTGTGGCACTACGGGTTCCTGTTCTCATCGGCGCTCACCGTCGGCGGCGGCACCTTCGCCATCCAGCGCAACATCATCGGGGAGCTGGTCCTGGGGCTCCCCCGCGAGCCCCGCGTCGAGAGCTGA
- a CDS encoding acyl-CoA carboxylase subunit beta: MRSPILAPPLLSTVDTGSEQFGKNRDDCLEQLDVIDTLLAQAEAGGGPDSIARMRSRGKMPIRERIANVLDPDTPFLEISALAGYGSDYTVGGGMVVGVGVIAGTECVIMGNDPSVLGGALTPYAGKKWSRAIEIARENHMPYISFVESAGADLRMGGAGSSGPKTQTTHFAESGRPFYEMIELSKLRIPSVCVVFGSSTAGGAYQPGLSDYVIVVREQSKIFLAGPPLVKMATGEESDDETLGGAALHAEVSGLGDYFAEDEMDALRMCREAVSHLNVRKPGPPPLEGVDEPIHDRDELLGLVSRDLRQPVDVRDVVARTVDGSRFEEFKPRWGPTMVCGWAQIHGYPVGILGNNGVIYPDASQKAAHFIQLCNQIDVPLVFLQNVTGYMVGKDFEAEGIVKKGSQMINAVSNSTVPHLTVIIGSSYGAGTYGMSGRAFGNRFTFIWPTAKIAVMGPKQIAGVMSIVRRQRAARRNEEFDEQEDAAIVAMVEDAQERGSLAVEATGAISDDGIIDPRDTRTVLGLCLSAVRNRPIEGAASYGVFRL, translated from the coding sequence GTGAGATCCCCGATCCTGGCCCCGCCGCTTCTCTCGACGGTCGACACGGGCAGCGAGCAGTTCGGCAAGAACCGCGACGACTGCCTCGAGCAGCTCGACGTCATCGACACCCTCCTGGCCCAGGCCGAGGCCGGCGGTGGTCCCGACTCCATCGCCAGGATGCGCTCTCGGGGCAAGATGCCCATCCGCGAGCGCATCGCCAACGTGCTGGACCCGGACACCCCGTTCCTCGAGATCAGCGCCCTCGCGGGCTACGGGTCGGACTACACCGTCGGCGGCGGCATGGTCGTCGGCGTCGGGGTCATCGCCGGCACCGAGTGCGTGATCATGGGCAACGACCCCTCCGTGCTCGGCGGCGCGCTCACGCCCTACGCCGGCAAGAAGTGGTCGCGCGCCATAGAGATCGCCCGCGAGAACCACATGCCCTACATCAGCTTCGTGGAGTCGGCTGGGGCCGACCTGCGCATGGGCGGCGCGGGGAGCAGCGGGCCGAAGACGCAGACGACGCACTTCGCCGAGAGCGGTCGGCCCTTCTACGAGATGATCGAGCTGTCGAAGCTGCGCATTCCGTCGGTGTGTGTGGTGTTCGGCTCCTCCACGGCCGGAGGGGCGTACCAGCCCGGCCTTTCCGACTACGTGATCGTGGTGAGGGAGCAGTCGAAGATATTCCTGGCGGGCCCGCCGCTGGTGAAGATGGCCACGGGCGAGGAGAGCGACGACGAGACCCTCGGCGGCGCCGCCCTCCACGCCGAGGTGTCCGGTCTCGGCGACTACTTCGCCGAGGACGAGATGGACGCCCTGCGCATGTGCCGCGAGGCGGTGTCCCACCTGAACGTCCGCAAGCCCGGCCCGCCGCCGCTGGAGGGGGTGGACGAGCCGATCCACGACCGCGACGAGCTGCTGGGGCTGGTCAGCCGCGACCTGCGCCAGCCGGTCGATGTGCGCGACGTCGTCGCCCGCACCGTGGACGGCTCCCGCTTCGAGGAGTTCAAGCCCCGCTGGGGCCCGACGATGGTGTGCGGGTGGGCGCAGATCCATGGCTACCCGGTCGGGATCTTGGGCAACAACGGGGTGATCTACCCCGACGCCTCGCAGAAGGCGGCCCACTTCATCCAGCTCTGCAACCAGATCGACGTCCCGCTGGTGTTCCTGCAGAACGTCACCGGCTACATGGTCGGCAAGGACTTCGAGGCCGAGGGCATCGTGAAGAAGGGTTCGCAGATGATCAACGCCGTCTCCAACTCGACGGTCCCCCACCTGACGGTGATCATCGGGTCCAGCTACGGCGCGGGCACCTACGGCATGTCGGGGCGCGCCTTCGGCAACCGGTTCACCTTCATCTGGCCCACCGCCAAGATCGCCGTGATGGGACCGAAGCAGATCGCGGGCGTGATGTCGATCGTGCGCCGCCAGCGCGCCGCCCGCAGGAACGAGGAGTTCGACGAACAGGAGGACGCCGCCATCGTGGCCATGGTGGAAGACGCCCAGGAGCGAGGGTCGCTGGCCGTCGAGGCCACGGGGGCGATCAGCGACGACGGCATCATCGATCCCCGCGACACCCGCACCGTGCTCGGCCTGTGCCTGTCGGCCGTCCGCAACCGCCCCATCGAGGGCGCGGCGAGCTACGGGGTGTTCCGGCTGTGA
- a CDS encoding biotin carboxylase N-terminal domain-containing protein → MTRPLRSLLVANRGEIARRVFRTARSMGLRCVAVYVDADADAPFVSEADEAVRLPDGGYLDSAAIVTAARSSGVDAIHPGYGFLSESAGFARAVIEAGITWVGPTPEVIESMGDKLAAKRIATEVGVPTLPSTDDPSRAGDVGFPLLVKAAAGGGGKGMRVVESADALDEAVAAAQREAASAFGDGRVFLERHVGRARHIEIQILGDDHGNLIHLGERECSIQRRHQKVIEESPSPAIDASSRAAMGEAALRLAQALGYRSAGTVEFIFDEARETFFFLEVNTRLQVEHPVTEEVTGIDLVREQLRVAAGERLDRDQESITFSGHAIEARLYAEDPAAGFLPATGTLVAYDHPADPAVRWDTGVRSGSVVGVDFDPMLAKVIAHGPTRAEAAGRLALALERLHLGGVVTNRAFLAEVLRTEEFLAGATTTDFIERVDPPRSMAVDEGELRRAAVAAALWLQGRNRDRAEVLRGLPTGWRNSPMPAQQVVLRHGDDEIDVRYQARRDGSFGVGESTAWVHGWDGAGIDVELDGRRRRTRVTLDGARVHVQVPAGTLSLEVVPRFVPPGAEPVGGGLTAPMPGSVLDVRCSAGHPVEAGQVLVVLEAMKMEHHVRAPVDGVVAEVRVRAGDQVGTGAVLLVIDTEEVEGES, encoded by the coding sequence GTGACCCGGCCGTTGCGTTCCCTGCTCGTCGCCAACCGGGGCGAGATCGCCCGACGGGTGTTCCGCACAGCACGTTCCATGGGTCTGCGGTGCGTCGCCGTCTACGTCGACGCCGACGCCGACGCGCCCTTCGTGTCCGAGGCCGACGAGGCCGTTCGGCTCCCCGACGGCGGCTACCTCGACAGCGCGGCCATCGTCACCGCCGCCAGGTCCTCCGGCGTCGATGCGATCCATCCCGGCTACGGCTTCTTGTCCGAGAGCGCGGGCTTCGCCCGTGCTGTCATCGAGGCCGGCATCACCTGGGTCGGCCCGACGCCCGAGGTCATCGAGTCGATGGGCGACAAGCTGGCCGCCAAGCGGATCGCGACCGAGGTCGGCGTCCCCACGCTGCCGTCGACCGACGACCCCTCCCGGGCCGGCGACGTCGGCTTCCCCCTGCTCGTCAAGGCGGCCGCCGGCGGCGGCGGCAAGGGCATGCGGGTGGTCGAGTCCGCCGACGCGCTCGACGAAGCCGTCGCCGCGGCCCAGCGGGAGGCGGCGAGCGCGTTCGGCGACGGTCGCGTCTTCCTCGAGCGTCACGTGGGCAGGGCGCGGCACATCGAGATCCAGATCCTGGGCGACGACCACGGGAACCTCATCCACCTGGGTGAGCGCGAGTGCTCCATCCAGCGTCGCCACCAGAAGGTGATCGAGGAGTCCCCGTCGCCGGCGATCGATGCATCGTCGCGCGCCGCCATGGGCGAGGCCGCGCTGCGGCTGGCCCAGGCGCTGGGCTACCGGTCGGCGGGGACCGTCGAGTTCATCTTCGACGAAGCCCGCGAGACGTTCTTCTTCCTCGAGGTCAACACCCGTCTCCAGGTGGAGCACCCGGTCACCGAGGAGGTCACGGGCATCGACCTCGTCCGCGAGCAGCTGCGGGTGGCGGCAGGGGAACGCCTCGACCGCGACCAGGAGTCCATCACCTTCTCGGGTCACGCCATCGAGGCCCGGCTCTACGCCGAGGACCCCGCCGCCGGCTTCCTCCCCGCCACCGGCACCCTCGTCGCCTACGACCACCCTGCCGACCCGGCGGTGCGCTGGGACACCGGCGTGCGGTCGGGCTCGGTGGTCGGGGTGGACTTCGACCCGATGTTGGCCAAGGTCATCGCGCACGGCCCGACCCGGGCCGAGGCCGCCGGGCGCCTCGCCCTCGCGCTCGAGCGGCTCCACCTCGGGGGCGTGGTGACCAACCGGGCGTTCCTGGCGGAGGTGCTGCGCACCGAGGAGTTCCTCGCCGGCGCCACGACCACCGACTTCATCGAACGCGTCGACCCGCCGCGCTCAATGGCGGTCGACGAGGGGGAGCTGCGCCGTGCCGCGGTTGCCGCCGCCCTGTGGCTGCAGGGCCGCAACCGCGACCGGGCCGAGGTCCTCCGGGGCCTGCCCACGGGCTGGCGCAACTCGCCCATGCCCGCCCAGCAGGTGGTGCTCCGCCACGGCGACGACGAGATCGACGTCCGCTACCAGGCTCGCCGGGACGGCAGCTTCGGCGTCGGCGAGAGCACGGCGTGGGTGCACGGGTGGGACGGGGCCGGCATCGACGTCGAGCTGGACGGGAGACGCCGGCGCACCCGGGTGACGCTCGACGGTGCGCGCGTGCATGTGCAGGTGCCCGCCGGCACGCTCAGCCTGGAGGTCGTTCCGCGGTTCGTGCCGCCGGGCGCCGAACCCGTCGGCGGCGGCCTCACCGCGCCGATGCCGGGATCGGTGCTCGACGTGCGCTGCTCTGCCGGCCATCCGGTCGAGGCGGGGCAGGTGCTGGTGGTGCTCGAAGCGATGAAGATGGAGCACCACGTCCGTGCACCGGTCGACGGCGTGGTCGCCGAGGTCCGCGTGCGCGCCGGGGACCAGGTCGGCACCGGCGCAGTCCTGCTCGTCATCGACACCGAGGAGGTGGAAGGGGAGTCATGA
- a CDS encoding ferredoxin, whose amino-acid sequence MRVHVDQEKCQGHNRCVVLAPDLFEVDDLGMAWVKGDGEVPLGQEEAAQLAVDNCPEYAITISDD is encoded by the coding sequence ATGCGCGTTCACGTTGACCAGGAGAAGTGCCAGGGCCACAACCGATGCGTCGTCCTCGCCCCGGACCTGTTCGAGGTCGACGATCTGGGCATGGCGTGGGTGAAGGGCGACGGCGAGGTGCCGCTCGGCCAGGAGGAGGCGGCGCAGCTCGCCGTCGACAACTGCCCCGAGTACGCCATCACCATCAGCGACGACTGA
- a CDS encoding acyclic terpene utilization AtuA family protein: MTDPIRIANCSGFYGDRPSAAREVVEGGPIDVLTGDWLAELTMLILQRTRAKRPGGGYARSFVTQMEQVMGTCLDRGIKVVSNAGGLDPDGCAEAVAEVAEKLGLSPTIAHVAGDDILGRLDDLVEAGIDLAHYETGEPIGDTSRFITANAYLGCWGIVEALRRGADIVVTGRTTDAAVVCGPAAWHHGWARDDWDALAGAVVAGHVIECGTQATGGNYSFFTEVPGLTRTGFPWAEVAADGATVIGKHEGTGGEVSVGTVTSQLLYEIDSPAYLGPDVTARFDTIQLEEVGPDRVRISGTKGEPPPSTLKVAMNELGGFRNEVAVGLVGLDIEEKAALVEAAFWEALPYGPDDYATVKTRLVRTDKPDPATNEEATASWRLSLKDPDERKVGRVVFDATVELGLSTIPGFVGLGGRGGQQAQPYGVYRPAVVPADLVPQHVTILGGSATVVESTAPLADVVVEPRPGPSTTVATGPTVRAPIGTIIGTRSGDKGGNANLGAFARSDAAWAWLDEFLTTAVLRELLPEAAPLAIDRHRLASIRSLNFVVHGLLEEGVAASTRRDPQAKSLGEWLRARVVDIPEALLEGR, encoded by the coding sequence ATGACCGACCCGATCCGCATCGCCAACTGCTCCGGGTTCTACGGCGACCGCCCGTCGGCGGCGCGCGAGGTGGTCGAGGGAGGCCCGATCGACGTGCTCACGGGCGACTGGCTCGCCGAGCTGACCATGCTCATCCTCCAGCGCACCAGAGCCAAGCGCCCCGGAGGCGGCTATGCCCGCAGCTTCGTCACCCAGATGGAGCAGGTCATGGGCACCTGCCTGGACCGGGGCATCAAGGTGGTCTCCAACGCGGGGGGGCTCGACCCCGACGGCTGCGCCGAGGCCGTCGCCGAGGTGGCCGAGAAGCTCGGGCTGTCCCCGACCATCGCCCACGTCGCCGGGGACGACATCCTCGGGCGCCTCGACGATCTGGTCGAGGCCGGCATCGACCTGGCGCACTACGAGACGGGTGAACCGATCGGCGACACGTCCCGTTTCATCACCGCCAACGCCTACCTCGGGTGCTGGGGGATCGTCGAGGCGTTGCGCCGCGGTGCCGACATCGTCGTCACCGGGCGCACCACCGACGCGGCCGTCGTGTGCGGTCCCGCCGCGTGGCACCACGGCTGGGCCCGCGACGACTGGGACGCGCTGGCCGGTGCGGTGGTGGCCGGTCACGTCATCGAGTGCGGCACCCAGGCCACAGGCGGCAACTACTCGTTCTTCACCGAGGTCCCGGGCCTCACCCGCACCGGGTTCCCGTGGGCCGAGGTCGCCGCCGACGGCGCCACCGTCATCGGCAAGCACGAGGGAACCGGCGGCGAGGTGTCGGTGGGCACGGTCACCTCCCAGCTCCTGTACGAGATCGACTCGCCGGCCTACCTCGGGCCCGACGTCACGGCCCGGTTCGACACGATCCAGCTCGAAGAGGTCGGCCCCGATCGGGTCCGGATCAGCGGCACCAAGGGCGAGCCTCCGCCGTCGACGCTCAAGGTCGCCATGAACGAGCTCGGGGGGTTCCGCAACGAGGTCGCCGTCGGTCTGGTGGGACTCGACATCGAGGAGAAGGCTGCGCTCGTGGAGGCGGCGTTCTGGGAGGCCCTCCCCTACGGACCGGATGACTACGCCACGGTCAAGACCCGGCTCGTGCGCACCGACAAGCCCGATCCGGCCACCAACGAGGAGGCCACGGCGTCGTGGCGGCTGTCGTTGAAGGACCCCGACGAGCGCAAGGTCGGCCGGGTCGTCTTCGACGCCACCGTCGAGCTCGGCCTGTCCACAATCCCCGGCTTCGTCGGCCTCGGGGGTAGGGGCGGCCAGCAGGCCCAGCCCTACGGCGTCTACCGTCCGGCGGTGGTCCCTGCCGACCTCGTGCCCCAGCACGTGACGATCCTCGGCGGGTCCGCCACCGTCGTGGAGTCCACCGCCCCTCTCGCCGACGTGGTGGTCGAGCCCCGACCGGGTCCGTCGACCACCGTGGCCACGGGGCCCACCGTCCGAGCGCCGATCGGCACGATCATCGGGACCCGGTCCGGCGACAAGGGCGGCAACGCCAACCTCGGCGCGTTCGCCCGCAGCGACGCGGCCTGGGCCTGGTTGGACGAGTTCCTCACCACCGCCGTCCTGCGGGAGCTGCTCCCCGAGGCGGCCCCGCTCGCCATCGACCGCCATCGGCTCGCCTCGATCCGGTCGCTCAACTTCGTCGTGCACGGCCTGCTCGAGGAGGGCGTGGCCGCATCGACCCGGAGGGACCCTCAGGCCAAGAGCCTCGGCGAGTGGCTCCGGGCCCGTGTCGTGGACATCCCCGAGGCCCTGCTGGAGGGACGCTGA
- a CDS encoding NAD(P)/FAD-dependent oxidoreductase codes for MLDNGRAVIVGGSLAGLRTAQSLRREGHEGPITIISDEPHWPPYDRPPLSKQVLVGSLAPERVRLRVPDEVDAEVCTGVRAVGLDLAARTVLLEHSERVPYDGLVVATGASPRRIPATEALAGVHVLRTIDDSLALRAELEHAAQVVVVGAGFIGCEVASSCRALGLDVTIVDALPFPLTPLGARAGEIVRALHEANGVRLRLGTGVVGFDGDDRVRGVRLADGTTVGADVVVVGIGVVPATRWLDGSGLTLDDGVACDEACLARGGGDRVVAVGDVARWDHPRYGTSRIEHWTNAGEQAAHAAKALVHGREAAGPFAPVPYFWSDQFGRKLQFVGTCGADDEFAIVEGSVDDGRWVAAYGRDGVTVAALCVGWPARLAPWHQLVTEAAAFPPSVP; via the coding sequence ATGCTCGACAACGGACGTGCGGTGATCGTCGGTGGTTCGCTCGCGGGGCTGCGCACGGCGCAGTCGCTGCGACGGGAGGGCCACGAGGGGCCGATCACCATCATCTCCGACGAGCCGCACTGGCCTCCCTACGACCGGCCGCCGCTGTCGAAGCAGGTGCTGGTCGGCTCCCTCGCACCGGAGCGGGTGCGACTTCGGGTACCGGACGAGGTCGACGCCGAGGTCTGCACCGGGGTGCGCGCTGTCGGTCTCGACCTCGCCGCCCGGACCGTGCTGCTCGAGCACAGCGAGCGCGTGCCCTACGACGGCCTCGTGGTGGCCACCGGTGCCTCGCCACGGCGGATCCCGGCCACCGAAGCCCTGGCCGGGGTCCACGTGCTGCGCACGATCGACGACAGCCTGGCCCTGCGCGCCGAGCTCGAACATGCAGCGCAGGTCGTGGTGGTGGGGGCCGGCTTCATCGGCTGCGAGGTCGCCAGCTCGTGTCGAGCGCTCGGCCTGGACGTCACCATCGTCGACGCGCTCCCCTTCCCGCTCACGCCGCTGGGTGCCCGCGCCGGCGAGATCGTCCGTGCTCTCCATGAGGCCAACGGGGTCCGGCTTCGCCTCGGCACCGGGGTGGTCGGCTTCGACGGCGACGACCGCGTGCGTGGGGTGCGCCTCGCCGACGGCACCACCGTCGGGGCCGACGTCGTGGTGGTGGGCATCGGCGTCGTGCCGGCCACCAGGTGGCTGGACGGCTCCGGGCTCACCCTCGACGACGGCGTGGCGTGCGACGAGGCGTGCCTGGCCCGCGGCGGCGGCGACCGGGTGGTTGCCGTCGGCGACGTCGCCCGGTGGGACCACCCTCGCTACGGGACGAGCCGGATCGAGCACTGGACCAACGCCGGCGAGCAGGCCGCCCACGCCGCCAAGGCACTCGTGCACGGCAGGGAAGCGGCGGGCCCGTTCGCGCCGGTCCCCTACTTCTGGTCCGACCAGTTCGGCCGCAAGCTCCAGTTCGTGGGCACGTGCGGCGCCGACGACGAGTTCGCGATCGTCGAGGGCTCGGTGGACGACGGCCGTTGGGTGGCTGCCTACGGGCGCGACGGCGTCACCGTGGCCGCGCTGTGCGTCGGCTGGCCGGCCCGGCTGGCACCGTGGCACCAGCTCGTGACCGAAGCCGCCGCCTTCCCCCCGTCGGTCCCGTAG
- a CDS encoding cytochrome P450 encodes MTEPTPTTGLQFRAGVQEDYGPVTDWATDFDLMDEDYVVHPEQRWSEQRERCPIAFTERRQRTWLPVRYEDLTEIAHDVERFSSRDIVVVSPFDQPINDLMPVPPISSDPPVHTWARRLLLPAFGPTAIEKMTPITRGLANDLIDEHFSDGHGDAASDYARHIPVRIIAQMLGVPVEDEDKFTGWVVRTLQNGFQNIDGAMDALGEMTMYFVGAVAERRAMEPGTRPDDIITMLIEAETDEPISDQHLLGTCFLLLVAGIDTTWSNIGSALWHLATHPEDQQRLRDEPELMPMAVEEFLRFYSPVTMARYVTEDTELAGCPMKEGDKILMAFPAGNHDPEMFEDPDQFIIDRKRNRHFAFGSGIHRCLGSNLARMEIKVALETFLERIPTFELADPDAVTWTGGQVRGPRCVPITS; translated from the coding sequence ATGACTGAACCGACACCGACCACCGGCCTGCAGTTCCGTGCCGGCGTGCAGGAGGACTACGGCCCCGTCACGGATTGGGCCACCGACTTCGACCTGATGGACGAGGACTACGTGGTCCATCCCGAGCAGCGGTGGTCCGAGCAGCGTGAGCGCTGTCCGATTGCCTTCACCGAGCGTCGTCAGCGCACGTGGCTGCCGGTGCGTTACGAGGACCTCACGGAGATCGCGCACGACGTCGAGCGGTTCTCCTCCCGCGACATCGTCGTCGTGTCGCCGTTCGACCAGCCGATCAACGACCTCATGCCCGTGCCGCCGATCAGCTCCGATCCGCCGGTGCACACGTGGGCCCGCCGGCTGCTGTTGCCCGCCTTCGGTCCGACGGCGATCGAGAAGATGACGCCGATCACCCGCGGGCTGGCCAACGATCTGATCGACGAGCACTTCAGCGACGGCCACGGCGACGCGGCGTCCGACTACGCCCGGCACATCCCGGTGCGGATCATCGCCCAGATGCTCGGCGTGCCCGTCGAGGACGAGGACAAGTTCACCGGCTGGGTCGTCCGCACCCTGCAGAACGGGTTCCAGAACATCGACGGTGCCATGGACGCCCTCGGCGAGATGACGATGTACTTCGTCGGTGCCGTGGCCGAACGGCGGGCCATGGAGCCGGGCACCCGGCCCGACGACATCATCACCATGCTCATCGAGGCCGAGACCGACGAGCCCATCTCCGACCAGCACCTGCTCGGCACGTGCTTCTTGCTGCTCGTGGCCGGCATCGACACCACGTGGAGCAACATCGGCTCCGCGCTGTGGCACCTGGCCACCCACCCCGAGGACCAGCAGCGCCTCCGCGACGAGCCCGAGCTCATGCCGATGGCCGTCGAGGAGTTCCTGCGCTTCTACAGCCCGGTCACCATGGCCCGGTACGTCACCGAGGACACCGAGCTCGCCGGGTGCCCGATGAAGGAGGGTGACAAGATCCTCATGGCCTTCCCCGCGGGCAACCACGACCCCGAGATGTTCGAGGACCCGGACCAGTTCATCATCGACCGGAAGCGGAACCGCCACTTCGCCTTCGGGTCCGGCATCCACCGCTGTCTCGGGTCCAACCTCGCCCGCATGGAGATCAAGGTCGCGCTCGAGACCTTCCTCGAGCGCATCCCGACCTTCGAGCTGGCCGACCCCGACGCCGTCACCTGGACCGGGGGTCAGGTGCGCGGTCCGCGGTGCGTGCCCATCACGTCCTGA